The Rhopalosiphum maidis isolate BTI-1 chromosome 1, ASM367621v3, whole genome shotgun sequence genome has a segment encoding these proteins:
- the LOC113549010 gene encoding importin-13: MSLETVEHALAEFYCNQNVEVHKILLDFQNSIDAWNLVWSMLDTSKPHEIQFFGATTLHIKITKQWLQLKRTDYVLLRDKILDTLIKYYNSSGPTNVINKLCYCLCAYVVRTIPHHWPDAIPQLMETFRNSLSQSSINVSVMILEILMALPDEFGATKLVHTQRNEVRKELQQSSLQVLSIVDSILKSDSLDPIVVHALKCAAAWLDIGFDLIKCHQLTDTFISVILNPERSQVCVLLAIDALKSLCTHPRTSVCVATVFEVLSKVIVLSDKLFHLEITEEPNIVVDKLFDLFLGIGDQHFRLIVQGLLNDNTRELCTKFFNLYLTCTNAPGYYPVNENYSEKTFTFWFLLQDDLLSNDAGPDNTLLTIVKPLYVSLTQVLLKKVAYPENLDTWTPDERELFRCYRQDISDTFTYCYFILQSEMLDVLLTIYKQVTCDHETAIAQWQTVEACLYAFTAISEPLQSHKSHPHIEQLMSSLVSLPYEQIDQKASIAAMDTIGAYYYWMKTHPSYLELIVPLLMTGLHNSNMFSSASIALRDIAKECRKSIAPYNDVILNTAIVVLKKVKKLKEEIRLMNTVGVILSVTSYPKNKPFLDTFINPNLDAIANILAIEDNAEFTKHRSELQNRIKVLNSLVSAIDINVVVYEIIQNIFNLLQKTGMKYFISSPEDTLYADVCELLKTIISKLMQERENCVVATTMVIEILMIGFRKSPQPAGLILFKEAVIMFGQYEASIPLLKSTYEEICMRVKFMFEQASPADQFNLGDVIEAYLSLQGHIFRKWPFIAVDNPNVDFIFVFKLASEALCANEIFLAKTATFFLTAFINSSREHRALYKVIDDNGQFLVMKIICILKGDVVKRNLDTMCEVLYVLNRNYGEHLSRWFHDIVTVQNIVLPNVTEQMKSKFFKRVLKERSSKKTLQVVVREFSFICRGLILIDPTE; encoded by the exons ATGTCTCTAGAAACTGTTGAACATGCTTTAGCTGAGTTCTATTGCAATCAGAACGTGGaagttcataaaattttattggaTTTTCAAAACTCTATAGATGCCTGGAATCTTGTATGGAGTATGTTAGATACATCTAAA CCTCATGAGATACAATTTTTTGGTGCTACTAcacttcatattaaaattacaaaacaatgGCTACAATTGAAAAGAACTGATTATGTGCTTCTTagagataaaatattagacactctaattaaatactacaatTCATCAGGACCAacgaatgtaataaataaattatgttactgT CTTTGTGCATATGTAGTCCGTACAATACCACATCATTGGCCAGATGCAATTCCACAACTGATGGAAACTTTTAGGAATTCTCTATCTCAATCATCTATAAATGTCAGTGTTatgattttagaaatattaatggCTCTACCAGATGAa tttggTGCAACCAAATTAGTTCATACACAGCGAAATGAAGTAAGGAAGGAATTACAACAATCTTCTCTACaag ttttatctaTTGTGGATAGTATTCTTAAAAGCGACAGTTTGGACCCAATTGTAGTGCATGCTTTAAAATGTGCTGCAGCTTGGTTGGATATAGGTTTTGATCTTATTAAATGTCATCAACTCACGGATACATTTATATCTGTCATTTTAAACCCTGAAAGAAGTCAAGT ATGTGTTTTATTGGCTATTGATGCTTTGAAATCATTGTGTACACACCCTCGTACATCTGTATGTGTGGCAACTGTATTTGAAGTTTTAAGTAAAGTGATAGTATTAtctgataaattatttcatttagaaATTACAGAAGAACCA AATATTGTAGTAGATAAACTTTTTGATCTATTTTTGGGTATTGGTGATCAACATTTTCGTCTAATAGTACAAGGCCTTCTAAACGATAATACTAGAGAGTTATgtacaaaattttttaatttatatttaacttgtaCAAATGCACCTGGTTATTATCctgtaaatgaaaattatagtgagaaaacatttacattttggtttttattacaa gatgatttattatcaaatgatGCTGGTCCTGATAATACATTACTAACTATTGTTAAGCCATTATATGTATCTTTAACTCaagtcttattaaaaaaagtggcATACCCTGAAAATTTAGATACATGGACTCCAGATGAAAGAGAATTATTTCGATGTTATAGACAAGACATATCTGATACCttt ACTTACTGTTATTTCATCTTACAATCTGAAATGTTAGATGTGTTGTTAACAATCTACAAACAAGTAACATGTGACCATGAAACTGCAATTGCACAATGGCAAACAGTGGAGGCATGTTTATATGCTTTCACTGCGATATCAGAACCTCTTCAAAGCCATAAATCCCATCCTCATATAGAACAATTAATGTCATCTTTAGTTTCATTACCGTATGAACAAATAGATCAAAAAGCTTCCATAGCTGCTATGGATACTAttg gagcatattattattggatgaAAACGCATCCATCCTATTTAGAATTAATTGTACCTCTACTAATGACGGGTcttcataatagtaatatgttCTCTTCAGCCTCTATTGCTCTTAGAGATATAGCTAAAGAATGCAGAAAATCCATTGCTCCTTACaatgatgttatattaaacacaGCAATA GTCGTATtaaagaaagtaaaaaaacttaaagaaGAAATACGTTTAATGAATACTGTTGGAGTTATTTTGTCAGTTACATCATatccaaaaaataaaccatttttgGATACATTCATTAATCCTAATTTGGATGCTATAGCAAATATATTAGCTATTGag gatAATGCTGAATTTACTAAACATAGATCAGAGCTACAAAATAGAATCAAAGTTCTTAATTCATTAGTATCAGCAATCGATATAAATGTTGtagtttatgaaataatacaaaacatttttaatcttcTTCAAAAGACAggaatgaaatatttcatttcttCTCCAGAAGATACATTATATGCT gaTGTTTGTgaattgttaaaaacaattatttccaAACTAATGCAAGAAAGAGAAAACTGTGTGGTAGCTACAACTATGGTTATTGAAATTCTTATGATTGGATTTAGAAAATCCCCACAACCAGCAGGCTTGATACTTTTCAAAGaa GCAGTAATAATGTTTGGACAGTACGAGGCAAGTATTCCACTTCTTAAATCTACATATGAAGAAATTTGTATGAgagtaaaatttatgtttgaacAAGCATCTCCTGCTGATCAGTTTAATCTTGGAGATGTAATTGAAGCTTATTTATCTCTTCAAGGGCATATATTCAGAAAATGGCCATTTATTGCTGTGGATAATCCAAatgtagattttatatttgttttcaaactag ccTCTGAAGCATTATGTGCAAATGAGATATTTCTGGCAAAAAcagcaacattttttttgactgcatttataaattcaagtaGAGAACATAGAGCcttatataaagttatagatGATAATGGTCAATTTcttgttatgaaaataatatgcattctTA agGGTGATGTAGTAAAAAGAAATTTGGATACTATGTGTGaagttttatatgtattaaatagaaattatggTGAACATTTAAGTagatggtttcatgatattgtaacagtacaaaatatagtaCTACCAAATGTAACAGAACAAatgaaatctaaatttttcaaaCGTGTTCTTAA agAAAGAAGCAGTAAAAAAACTTTACAAGTTGTAGTAAgagaattttcatttatttgtcGAGGTTTAATTCTAATAGATCCTACAGAATGA
- the LOC113549012 gene encoding pre-mRNA-splicing factor ISY1 homolog, with protein MARNAEKAMTTLARWRAAQVKEHGGKEERRPYLATECTDLKAAEKWRVQIIREISKKVAQIQNAGLGEFRLRDLNDEINKLLREKKHWEYQIRELGGPDFLRMGPRMLDHEGREVPGNRGYKYFGAAKDLPGVRELFEHEPPPPPRRTRAELMKNIDADYYGYMDEEDGLLLAMETKKEKKMLEALGQKPTICDEMDLAFEEVDSDDEDISTMFSSSRYIHPPPVPSDQDIQNLILDYKKRELLENFAGIQGGKEHEEIEDLANISSSDDEAYTK; from the exons ATGGCCAGGAACGCGGAAAAAGCAat GACTACTTTGGCTCGGTGGAGAGCAGCTCAGGTGAAGGAACATGGTGGCAAGGAAGAACGACGGCCATACTTAGCTACTGAATGCACAGACTTGAAAGCAGCTGAAAAATGGAGAGTTCAAATTATAAgagaaatatcaaaaaaagttgcacaaatacaaaatg ctgGACTGGGAGAATTTAGATTACGTGACCTTAATGacgaaatcaataaattattgcgggaaaaaaaacattgggaATATCAAATACGTGAACTTGGTGGTCCAGATTTCTTACGAATGGGACCAAGAATGCTCGATCATGAAGGCAGAGAAGTTCCTGGTAATAgaggttataaatattttggagCTGCTAAAGATTTACCGGGTGTTCGAGAATTGTTTGAACATGAACCTCCTCCACCTCCACGTCGTACTAGAGCAgaacttatgaaaaatatagatGCTGATTATTATGGATACATGGATGAGGAAGATGGTCTTCTATTGGCCATggaaacaaaaaaagaaaaaaaaa tGTTAGAAGCTTTGGGTCAAAAGCCAACAATTTGTGACGAGATGgatttg gcTTTTGAAGAAGTTGACAGTGATGATGAAGATATTTCAACTATGTTTAGTAGTTCACGTTATATACATCCACCACCTGTTCCTAGTGATCaagatattcaaaatttaattcttgattataaaaaacgaGAATTACTAGAAAATTTTGCCGGTATACAAGGTGGAAAGGAACATGAAGAAATAGAAGATCTAGCTAATATATCTTCATCAGATGATGAAGCATACACTAAATAA